A region from the Sphingomonas flavescens genome encodes:
- a CDS encoding PEPxxWA-CTERM sorting domain-containing protein, with protein sequence MATSANAAGTLTTATSNLNTHIQAQGAVAGDPLSTINDALSVYGTTGITSSDVKFTGDTAIHITDGGGFALIRDSNQDDATLFKMLVIDPNLNFTALQFSASLLTASNILVQYSTVAGGANNWINAIMGADNPPLQGVSNPIGQNANTNKDYTLTATGGDIFTAVRISTCAGTTIATCTPGTGGGFQYIKQNSITLAPGAVPEPATWAMMLLGFGGIGMTMRRKQRRTGALMQVA encoded by the coding sequence ATGGCCACCTCCGCCAATGCTGCGGGGACGCTGACAACTGCAACCAGCAACCTCAACACGCACATCCAGGCGCAGGGTGCAGTTGCCGGTGATCCACTCTCGACCATTAACGATGCGTTGTCGGTATATGGAACGACCGGCATCACTTCTTCCGACGTCAAATTTACTGGCGATACCGCGATCCACATTACGGACGGCGGCGGCTTCGCCTTGATTCGTGACTCGAACCAAGACGATGCGACGCTTTTCAAAATGCTCGTGATCGATCCGAATCTGAATTTCACCGCACTGCAATTCAGCGCTTCGCTGCTAACAGCATCGAATATCCTCGTGCAGTATTCGACGGTTGCGGGTGGCGCGAACAATTGGATTAACGCGATCATGGGCGCGGATAATCCCCCGCTCCAAGGTGTTTCCAATCCGATTGGGCAGAATGCGAACACGAACAAGGACTATACGCTGACCGCAACGGGCGGCGATATCTTCACCGCGGTCCGCATCAGCACCTGCGCCGGAACTACGATTGCGACCTGCACGCCGGGCACTGGTGGTGGTTTCCAGTACATCAAACAGAATTCGATCACTCTGGCTCCAGGCGCTGTTCCGGAGCCCGCTACCTGGGCGATGATGCTGCTTGGTTTTGGCGGGATCGGCATGACCATGCGTCGCAAGCAGCGCCGCACCGGCGCGCTGATGCAGGTCGCATAA
- a CDS encoding cell wall hydrolase — protein sequence MRWRKPLVVTTSLVAVAFVGWTIYLTLSSLGDSGARSTSRTDLPPAAAAQAVVGLPPPDLVRPITPEEAARENAERPFVNRPDSAARKFVLKVAADEADRALTCLTQAVYYEAAGEGTDGGRAVAQIVLNRMRHPGYPASVCGVIYQGSERATGCQFTFTCDGSLLRPPAAALWNRSRKIAQEALAGKVFAPVGHATHYHADYVVPYWADSLDKTVQIGRHIFYRLRGAYGDGNAFSQRYAGHEPLLPPKPDESLVSTPPTVPEDLASTLMDDGVTSGIKDVEKAAPVPVSPLVADTNTSTLLLGGPAPTSAAKKARQAVDCSAAGGQKVSPLGKNDLRVGAAAAGC from the coding sequence TTGCGCTGGCGCAAGCCGCTCGTGGTGACGACATCTCTGGTGGCGGTCGCGTTTGTGGGCTGGACCATCTATCTAACGCTCTCGTCGTTGGGCGATTCGGGCGCAAGGTCAACAAGTCGGACGGATCTGCCACCGGCTGCAGCAGCGCAGGCCGTCGTCGGTCTTCCACCCCCCGATCTTGTCCGGCCCATCACGCCCGAAGAAGCGGCTCGCGAAAATGCGGAGCGTCCGTTCGTGAACCGACCGGACTCCGCGGCGCGCAAGTTTGTGCTTAAGGTCGCGGCGGACGAGGCGGACCGGGCACTGACGTGCCTCACGCAGGCAGTCTATTACGAAGCCGCCGGCGAAGGAACGGACGGCGGCCGGGCGGTGGCCCAAATCGTCCTTAACCGCATGCGTCACCCTGGATACCCCGCGAGCGTTTGTGGTGTGATCTATCAAGGGTCGGAACGGGCAACCGGTTGCCAGTTCACTTTCACGTGCGATGGCTCACTGCTCCGCCCGCCCGCAGCGGCGCTGTGGAACAGGTCCCGCAAGATCGCTCAGGAAGCCTTGGCCGGCAAAGTGTTCGCGCCGGTGGGGCACGCCACGCACTATCATGCCGATTATGTCGTCCCCTATTGGGCGGACTCGCTGGACAAGACGGTGCAGATCGGCCGGCACATCTTCTATCGGCTCCGCGGGGCCTATGGCGACGGAAATGCGTTCTCTCAACGCTATGCAGGTCACGAGCCCCTGCTCCCACCGAAACCCGACGAGTCGCTGGTGAGCACCCCACCGACTGTGCCTGAGGATCTTGCGAGCACGCTGATGGACGACGGCGTCACGAGCGGGATCAAGGACGTCGAGAAAGCTGCTCCGGTACCCGTTTCGCCGCTAGTGGCAGACACCAATACCAGCACGCTCCTTCTCGGCGGACCAGCGCCGACTTCGGCAGCGAAGAAAGCTAGGCAAGCGGTCGATTGCTCTGCGGCCGGCGGCCAAAAAGTTTCGCCGCTTGGAAAGAATGACCTCCGCGTCGGGGCCGCCGCAGCAGGCTGTTAG
- a CDS encoding WecB/TagA/CpsF family glycosyltransferase — MLTEPVNFLDVNFDGFNFEAVKDVLRQATSESPYRYVVTPNVDHVVLLHRQPSLMNSWASADLCVCDSQILRMLARLRGVKLELVRGSDLCQALFDDLIHPGDTIAVVGGSSVAVAKLRTMYPAIRVVHHEPPMGLRTNAEARTKAAEFVASSNARFTLIAVGSPQQEMIAHEVRQHPSARGFGLCIGAGLDFVTGSQKRAPRFLQSVGLEWAYRLAGSPRRLWKRYLVEGLRIIPIFLRWAPS; from the coding sequence ATGCTTACTGAGCCGGTCAACTTCCTGGACGTGAATTTCGACGGCTTCAACTTTGAAGCCGTGAAGGACGTGTTACGCCAGGCGACATCTGAAAGCCCGTACCGGTACGTTGTCACACCGAACGTGGATCACGTCGTACTGCTGCATCGGCAGCCATCCCTGATGAACAGTTGGGCGTCCGCGGATCTATGCGTATGCGACAGTCAAATACTCCGGATGCTTGCCCGTCTGCGCGGCGTGAAACTTGAGTTGGTACGCGGAAGCGATCTCTGCCAGGCGCTCTTCGACGATCTTATCCATCCAGGCGACACTATAGCTGTCGTGGGCGGTAGCAGTGTCGCGGTCGCGAAACTCAGAACCATGTACCCGGCGATCCGAGTGGTTCATCATGAACCGCCGATGGGTTTACGCACGAACGCCGAAGCTAGAACGAAGGCTGCGGAATTCGTTGCTTCGTCAAACGCGAGATTCACCTTGATCGCGGTCGGCAGCCCACAGCAGGAAATGATAGCTCACGAGGTTCGCCAACACCCGTCCGCGCGTGGCTTCGGCCTGTGCATCGGAGCTGGCCTGGATTTTGTCACCGGAAGCCAAAAGCGGGCGCCGCGCTTTCTTCAGTCAGTGGGCCTTGAATGGGCTTATCGACTTGCAGGAAGTCCGCGTCGACTGTGGAAACGCTACCTGGTCGAGGGCCTCCGCATCATACCCATATTCTTGCGTTGGGCACCCTCTTGA
- a CDS encoding exopolysaccharide biosynthesis polyprenyl glycosylphosphotransferase, translated as MRMVDKQSLVPAENQVPPTIANAPSRGRRRIRFTSNVVGTLYLLTDILCFVFSVPLALTAYSLVRSSNYAVSVHVTAFILMLGSFLLIRLSRQAYRRSLLDLRDSSDTTFDAVISSLIASALIWQGGLVEDYSRGIALLFLLTVVLALSVSRPLLHRLITRLAERGQIEQRIAFYGADPASVALTRQLLESLKFPHLRFVGIADDRARETKLEGLPMLGDLARLCDLARDGEVDQVLISGANFTTSRLEQIVEGLSEVAVDVSLIPAQAIELAPNYSVNLLGTVPVLTLWQRPFRDMSQVMKRAEDLVFSVVAIILLSPILALAALLIRFTSPGPILFVQPRVGFNNETIRVFKFRTMYTHMTDIGARQTTTKDDPRITPVGKWLRRLSIDELPQLFNVLQGSMSLVGPRPHGTEMMVGDRFYHDAVRGYAGRHRVKPGITGYAQVKGLRGEVRTIERAKRRVELDKHYVDNWSFWLDMWILLATVRAVLFDKDAY; from the coding sequence ATGCGTATGGTGGACAAGCAAAGTCTGGTGCCTGCGGAAAATCAGGTCCCACCTACCATCGCGAACGCACCCTCCCGCGGCCGACGACGCATCCGGTTCACATCGAACGTGGTCGGCACGCTCTACCTGCTAACCGACATTCTCTGTTTTGTTTTCAGCGTTCCGCTCGCGCTCACGGCATATTCCCTCGTCCGTTCCTCGAACTACGCCGTTTCGGTGCACGTGACGGCGTTCATTCTCATGCTGGGCAGCTTCCTGCTGATCCGACTGTCGCGCCAAGCCTATCGCCGCAGCTTGCTCGACTTGCGTGACAGCAGCGACACGACGTTCGATGCTGTCATCAGCAGTCTGATTGCCTCGGCGCTGATCTGGCAAGGCGGCCTCGTCGAAGACTATTCGCGGGGCATCGCCTTACTCTTCCTTTTAACGGTGGTCCTTGCGCTTTCGGTATCGCGACCACTTCTCCACCGGCTCATCACCCGCCTTGCCGAGCGTGGTCAGATCGAACAGCGCATCGCCTTCTACGGAGCCGATCCTGCGTCAGTAGCCCTCACCCGGCAACTGCTTGAATCTCTCAAATTTCCACATCTTCGCTTCGTCGGCATTGCGGACGATCGCGCGCGAGAGACGAAGCTCGAAGGTCTGCCAATGCTCGGAGACCTCGCCAGATTGTGTGATCTCGCCCGCGACGGAGAAGTTGATCAGGTTCTCATCAGCGGCGCCAATTTCACCACCTCGCGGCTCGAGCAGATCGTCGAAGGGTTGAGCGAAGTCGCCGTCGACGTGTCATTGATTCCGGCCCAAGCCATCGAACTCGCACCGAACTACAGCGTCAACTTGCTAGGCACGGTGCCGGTCCTGACCCTTTGGCAGCGCCCTTTCCGCGACATGAGTCAGGTGATGAAACGGGCTGAGGATCTCGTCTTCAGCGTCGTCGCGATTATTCTATTATCGCCGATCCTCGCCCTCGCTGCGCTGCTGATCCGCTTCACCAGCCCGGGTCCGATCCTGTTCGTGCAGCCGCGCGTCGGCTTCAACAACGAGACCATCCGCGTGTTCAAGTTCCGCACAATGTACACGCACATGACGGACATCGGTGCCCGGCAGACGACTACGAAAGACGATCCCCGCATTACGCCCGTTGGCAAATGGCTGCGCCGTCTCAGCATCGATGAGTTGCCGCAGCTATTCAACGTCTTGCAGGGCAGTATGTCGCTCGTCGGCCCGCGGCCGCACGGCACCGAGATGATGGTCGGCGACCGCTTCTATCACGATGCCGTTCGTGGCTACGCCGGACGGCATCGGGTGAAACCTGGCATCACGGGCTACGCTCAGGTCAAAGGCCTCCGCGGCGAGGTTCGGACGATCGAACGTGCCAAACGCCGCGTGGAACTCGACAAGCACTATGTCGACAACTGGTCTTTCTGGCTGGACATGTGGATCCTGCTCGCCACCGTCCGCGCCGTGCTGTTCGACAAAGATGCTTACTGA
- a CDS encoding polysaccharide biosynthesis/export family protein produces MIGLLMVGWSASAAAQARPAPAAAQASAYRINPGDELEILVWGDERLQRSVLVLPDGTFAFPLVGQVTAIGRLPSEIERQITVGLQPQYKGPVPQVTVSVKKASGYQFSVIGKVRGPGTFTPGRYVNALEALAIAGGPSEFANTNGARIIRKAGDRLFVVPVRIGDALRGDTARINQTDLPRIESGDTLVIP; encoded by the coding sequence ATGATTGGGCTGCTGATGGTCGGCTGGAGCGCGAGCGCAGCTGCGCAGGCGCGCCCGGCGCCCGCTGCCGCACAAGCGTCCGCCTATCGGATCAATCCGGGTGACGAGCTAGAGATCCTCGTCTGGGGTGACGAGCGGCTGCAGCGCAGTGTGCTCGTTCTGCCTGATGGCACATTCGCATTCCCGCTGGTCGGGCAGGTGACTGCTATCGGACGCCTGCCGAGCGAAATCGAGCGTCAGATCACTGTGGGCTTACAACCGCAGTACAAGGGGCCGGTCCCCCAGGTCACCGTCTCGGTGAAGAAGGCCAGCGGTTATCAGTTCTCGGTCATCGGCAAAGTGCGCGGTCCAGGCACTTTCACCCCAGGCCGTTACGTCAATGCGCTCGAAGCGCTGGCAATTGCGGGAGGACCCTCGGAATTCGCCAATACGAATGGCGCACGCATCATTCGCAAGGCGGGCGACCGTCTTTTCGTGGTGCCTGTCCGTATTGGAGACGCACTGCGCGGCGACACTGCACGGATTAACCAGACCGATCTGCCGCGCATCGAAAGCGGCGACACATTGGTGATACCCTAA
- a CDS encoding GumC family protein: MSDIELTEREGNSGWMINHLPIMLWQRRYLVLACMVALLLAGIVAAFALPRTYRSTATLLVQSQDLPESIVAAPESGEVEQRIARIREQVLSRGDLIQQIEQNDLYPEERRSKPLSTIIEKMRHSTSVAALSSDIGQQSGSKNNTIAIGMSFDYTDPAKAQAVLQSFVTKFLSMSSEDVEDQATLTVRFLQDQANKLQAQISSIEGELTSLKARNGAALANSGAPPLIDTGSFSAQITSLQNENRQLMLQSRRPSAGSSPLAAAEAALASAQAQYSDTHPDVVALKERVAQLRRSQQTTNDSSMIAEQIAANNAAIHQLMGQRDAALSRANAAMAGQSRAPAIMEQAMQLENRASTLRTQYQQVSENLLKAQNSSRMATEQRAERLSLVEPASLPDSPASPNRLLLIAGGAAAGLGLGLLLALGLELLTKPIRSPRQIEQLGLPIIGVVPMITPKGRTRRFPAIFSREKRLAA, from the coding sequence ATGAGCGATATCGAGCTCACTGAACGCGAAGGCAATTCGGGATGGATGATCAACCATCTACCGATCATGCTTTGGCAGCGTCGCTATCTGGTGCTGGCCTGTATGGTTGCGTTGCTGCTTGCCGGCATCGTCGCGGCGTTCGCTTTGCCACGAACTTATCGGTCAACGGCGACCTTGCTCGTGCAGTCGCAGGATCTACCGGAATCTATCGTTGCAGCTCCTGAGTCCGGGGAGGTCGAGCAGCGCATCGCCCGAATTCGCGAGCAAGTCCTAAGTCGCGGTGACCTGATCCAGCAGATCGAGCAAAATGACCTGTATCCAGAGGAACGCCGGTCGAAGCCGCTGTCGACGATCATTGAAAAGATGCGTCATTCGACGTCAGTCGCGGCGCTATCGAGCGACATCGGCCAGCAGTCGGGGTCGAAGAACAACACGATCGCGATCGGGATGAGCTTTGACTACACGGATCCAGCCAAGGCCCAGGCCGTCCTTCAGAGTTTTGTCACAAAGTTCCTTAGCATGAGCAGCGAGGACGTCGAAGATCAGGCGACCCTGACCGTCCGCTTTCTGCAGGATCAAGCCAACAAGCTTCAGGCGCAGATCTCGTCGATCGAGGGCGAGCTCACCTCGCTCAAGGCCCGCAACGGCGCAGCGCTCGCCAACAGCGGTGCGCCACCACTAATTGATACCGGCAGCTTCAGCGCGCAAATCACCTCGCTTCAAAACGAGAACCGGCAGTTGATGCTTCAAAGCCGTCGGCCCTCTGCGGGCAGCAGCCCGCTGGCTGCGGCGGAGGCGGCGCTCGCATCGGCGCAGGCTCAGTATTCCGATACTCATCCGGATGTCGTCGCGTTGAAGGAGAGAGTGGCTCAGCTTCGCCGATCGCAGCAGACTACCAACGACTCCTCGATGATCGCCGAGCAAATTGCAGCCAACAACGCCGCCATCCATCAATTGATGGGGCAGCGCGATGCAGCGCTCTCGCGCGCGAACGCAGCCATGGCCGGCCAGTCGCGCGCACCGGCGATCATGGAACAGGCGATGCAACTGGAAAACCGGGCGTCGACTTTGCGCACTCAGTACCAGCAGGTTTCCGAGAACCTCTTGAAAGCGCAGAACAGTTCCCGGATGGCGACTGAGCAGCGCGCCGAGCGGCTTTCGCTTGTCGAGCCGGCAAGCCTTCCGGACAGCCCGGCATCGCCGAATCGACTTCTGCTGATTGCCGGCGGCGCAGCTGCCGGACTTGGTCTGGGCCTTTTGCTTGCACTCGGACTGGAACTATTAACGAAGCCTATTCGCAGCCCACGTCAGATCGAGCAGTTGGGCCTTCCCATCATCGGTGTCGTGCCGATGATTACCCCAAAGGGGCGAACGCGCCGTTTCCCCGCAATCTTCTCGCGGGAGAAGCGACTTGCAGCATAG
- a CDS encoding CpsD/CapB family tyrosine-protein kinase, with translation MIRSKLVALHRERGWRMIGIVSATPSVGKSFVAANLSAAMSRDPRFQTYLVDLDLRRGTIKDIFGFEPERSLVEYLEDPKSSESLPGYVPDGQELIIVPSIASGVHSAELLAGERGLALFRAMRNSDERNYFVCDLPPVFANDDASIVMESLDGYVIVAEDAKSTQREVESAAGMLGLERLGGVILNKYRGGLLSEGYGIEDRYAQYYARDPD, from the coding sequence TTGATCCGGTCGAAGCTCGTCGCGCTGCATCGTGAGCGCGGCTGGCGGATGATCGGCATCGTTTCGGCGACTCCGAGTGTCGGCAAATCTTTTGTGGCCGCCAATCTGTCGGCGGCCATGAGCCGTGATCCGCGCTTTCAGACTTATCTGGTGGATCTCGACTTGCGCCGCGGCACGATCAAGGACATTTTCGGGTTTGAGCCAGAGCGCAGCCTGGTTGAATATCTTGAGGATCCCAAATCGTCGGAGAGCCTCCCCGGGTATGTGCCCGATGGGCAGGAACTCATCATCGTTCCGAGCATCGCCAGTGGCGTACATTCGGCTGAATTGCTTGCCGGTGAGCGGGGGTTGGCCCTGTTCCGGGCCATGCGCAATTCGGACGAACGCAATTACTTCGTGTGCGACTTACCGCCCGTCTTTGCGAACGACGACGCTTCGATCGTGATGGAATCGCTCGACGGCTATGTAATTGTCGCTGAGGACGCCAAGTCGACGCAGCGTGAGGTCGAGTCCGCGGCCGGGATGCTAGGTCTCGAGCGCCTGGGCGGCGTGATCCTGAACAAATATCGCGGCGGTTTGCTCAGCGAAGGTTACGGCATCGAGGATCGCTACGCGCAATATTACGCGCGCGATCCCGACTGA
- a CDS encoding EpsD family peptidyl-prolyl cis-trans isomerase → MRQRILFLLSVAIISASCKKEASGQTVAVVNGEEITAAELNDALSKNAPQGANTKEARAAVLQQLVDRKLLVQQAKKDGLDKSPEFINQQRRGTEDLLINMLVSRKVNTTDVPTPAQINAFEASHPGMFGRRESWTLSQIVYPLPVSADVSAKLKAAQTLDQVADALTGAKVQFQRSTRQIDTAVLPPPIYTQLSNLKPNEAFIVPGPDKAVASVITERQPNPLTPDQTRQVAIAAMKREQVGTFLQDRVKGLKTGAKIEYQPGFEPPKK, encoded by the coding sequence ATGCGTCAGCGTATTCTATTTCTTCTCTCGGTCGCGATCATCTCAGCCAGCTGTAAAAAGGAGGCTTCCGGCCAGACCGTCGCCGTGGTCAACGGTGAAGAGATCACTGCTGCCGAACTCAATGACGCGTTGAGCAAGAACGCGCCTCAAGGAGCGAACACGAAGGAGGCGCGTGCCGCCGTCCTTCAGCAGTTGGTCGATCGCAAACTTCTTGTTCAGCAGGCGAAGAAGGACGGCCTCGATAAGTCGCCTGAATTCATCAACCAGCAGCGGCGCGGGACCGAGGACCTGCTGATCAACATGCTCGTCTCACGGAAAGTGAACACGACGGACGTTCCGACACCGGCGCAAATCAACGCGTTTGAAGCCAGCCACCCAGGGATGTTCGGCCGCCGGGAGAGCTGGACGCTGTCACAGATCGTGTACCCGCTGCCGGTCAGTGCCGATGTTTCTGCCAAGCTGAAGGCGGCTCAGACGCTCGACCAGGTCGCCGATGCGCTGACTGGGGCGAAGGTTCAGTTCCAGCGCTCAACGCGCCAGATCGACACCGCCGTTCTCCCGCCGCCAATTTACACGCAGCTGTCCAATCTTAAGCCGAACGAGGCGTTCATCGTGCCGGGCCCCGATAAGGCCGTCGCCAGCGTGATCACCGAACGTCAGCCTAACCCTTTGACGCCCGATCAGACGCGCCAAGTGGCTATCGCGGCGATGAAGCGGGAGCAAGTTGGCACCTTCCTGCAGGATCGCGTGAAGGGCCTCAAGACTGGCGCGAAGATCGAATATCAGCCGGGCTTCGAACCGCCGAAGAAATAA
- a CDS encoding XrtV sorting system accessory protein — translation MSTVYDWVSLGIFAGLVVLFLQRSTGEGAEKDASLLYYLGAGVGCAAANYFGNEKQHVIAIALLVATIGFIIYFLKPFPTKPAA, via the coding sequence TTGAGCACTGTCTATGATTGGGTCTCGCTGGGGATCTTCGCGGGCCTAGTGGTGCTGTTCTTGCAGCGGTCCACGGGCGAGGGTGCAGAGAAGGACGCGTCGCTCTTATACTATCTTGGAGCAGGCGTCGGATGCGCCGCGGCCAATTACTTTGGGAACGAGAAGCAGCACGTGATCGCGATCGCGCTACTTGTCGCAACCATCGGCTTCATCATTTACTTCTTGAAGCCTTTTCCCACGAAGCCGGCAGCGTGA
- the epsI gene encoding exosortase-associated protein EpsI, V-type, translating to MKPALDKFVQPEMNRRKFMVGLLLCSAAGVAAARQPRERIDYLGKAKLDKLVPEQIGRWKFVTSSGLVVPPQDQLAQAIYAQQLTRVYSDGEGPPIMLLLAQNGSQTGFLQIHRPETCYTAGGYQISPLKRHPINVGSKVIPANSMEADLEGRTEHIVYWTRVGSRIPPSWRDQKLAVAIQNLEGIIPDAILIRISAVSDDGPTAYAAIDEFTKAMIAAVPSQMQRVFTA from the coding sequence ATGAAGCCGGCCCTCGACAAGTTTGTTCAGCCGGAAATGAACCGTCGTAAGTTCATGGTGGGGTTGTTGTTATGCTCTGCCGCCGGTGTCGCTGCAGCACGGCAGCCACGGGAGCGGATTGATTATCTCGGCAAAGCTAAGCTCGACAAACTTGTCCCCGAACAAATCGGTCGATGGAAGTTTGTGACGTCGAGCGGACTAGTCGTGCCGCCACAAGACCAGCTAGCCCAAGCAATATACGCGCAGCAGCTCACGCGAGTGTATTCTGATGGCGAGGGGCCGCCGATCATGCTGTTGCTGGCGCAAAATGGAAGCCAGACAGGATTTTTGCAGATCCACCGTCCGGAAACTTGTTACACTGCGGGCGGGTACCAGATTTCGCCGTTAAAGCGTCATCCGATTAACGTTGGTTCGAAGGTTATACCTGCGAATAGCATGGAGGCGGATTTAGAGGGACGAACTGAGCACATCGTATATTGGACTCGCGTCGGCAGCAGGATTCCACCCAGCTGGCGAGATCAAAAACTGGCAGTCGCGATCCAGAACCTGGAAGGCATCATTCCCGATGCGATCCTGATCAGGATCTCCGCGGTATCTGACGACGGTCCGACGGCGTATGCCGCAATCGATGAATTCACAAAGGCGATGATTGCTGCCGTCCCCTCGCAAATGCAGCGGGTCTTCACTGCATAG
- the xrtV gene encoding exosortase V — protein MEARIKFETPSSAAEVLPSPDPQGWVSAANLVLAVGLLAILTPTMLQVARDTWSTEQGGHGPLVLATGLWAVWRELKGKDLHLAPGRLLIGLPALVFTSSLFILARVTGILEVEAFSMYGALIAGAYLLWGGNLLKAIWFPLVYLAFTLPPPDTVVAAITQPIKIAISSSAVSLLHWFGYPVASTGVTIQIGQYELLVAAACAGLNSIITLTALCLFYVYLRHRSDPIAFILIAIAAIPVAVISNFVRVLLLVLITYHMGDAAAQGFLHDFAGLLMFAVALATIFGFDMLVTPIVARLRRSYGQ, from the coding sequence ATGGAGGCAAGGATCAAATTCGAGACGCCGTCGTCGGCCGCAGAGGTCCTGCCTTCGCCAGACCCGCAGGGCTGGGTCTCGGCCGCAAACTTGGTGCTCGCCGTCGGGCTCCTGGCAATACTTACACCGACAATGCTTCAGGTCGCGCGCGATACATGGTCGACTGAGCAGGGTGGCCATGGACCACTAGTCTTAGCCACCGGCCTCTGGGCAGTGTGGCGAGAGCTTAAGGGAAAAGACCTTCACTTAGCGCCCGGAAGGCTTCTCATCGGGCTGCCCGCGCTGGTTTTCACATCGAGCCTTTTCATCTTGGCTCGCGTAACTGGCATTCTCGAGGTCGAAGCATTTTCCATGTATGGGGCCCTTATCGCGGGCGCCTACCTTCTTTGGGGTGGCAATCTGCTCAAGGCCATCTGGTTTCCGCTCGTCTATCTCGCTTTTACCTTGCCGCCGCCGGACACGGTGGTCGCGGCGATCACTCAGCCGATCAAAATCGCCATTTCGTCGTCCGCTGTCTCGCTTCTCCATTGGTTCGGCTACCCGGTCGCCAGCACGGGCGTCACTATTCAGATTGGACAGTACGAACTCTTGGTCGCCGCGGCTTGCGCGGGACTCAACTCCATCATCACACTGACTGCACTCTGCCTGTTTTATGTGTATCTCCGCCACCGGTCCGATCCGATCGCCTTCATTCTCATTGCGATCGCCGCGATCCCGGTTGCCGTTATTTCCAACTTTGTTCGCGTGCTGTTGTTGGTGCTCATCACCTACCACATGGGTGACGCTGCAGCTCAAGGGTTCCTTCATGATTTCGCCGGCCTGCTGATGTTCGCCGTGGCCCTGGCGACCATCTTCGGGTTCGATATGCTAGTCACACCGATCGTCGCCCGCTTACGTCGAAGCTACGGGCAATGA
- a CDS encoding glycosyltransferase family 2 protein, which yields MTLIVVLLLLPFAIPTLCFAIELFAGLRPTTRSSSKPETDVRAFIVVPAHNEASGLRGKLAALKLAAEPVPILVVADNCDDSTASIAREVGVDVIERFDKNQRGKGFALDFARNHLEKDPPEIVLIVDADCSMDAPSIKALIARCAASQTACQAINLQKPSGNASPSVQLSTFAFFVKNVIRQRALMRLAGRASLLGTGMALPWHHFQKADLATASIVEDLRLGQELSDFGHAPILVEDATVWSAAETTANTLAQRRRWEGGFLAEAFVTGPSRLWQAIRRRDPQAAWASLSIMVPPVALLMLLDIVVLATVALLLGLVAGSYWTLLILAGPLFAACVGLWLVWRSGGSQFVSASAILRAPLYILWKLPMYLGFVRRGAPREWVRTSRD from the coding sequence GTGACACTGATCGTCGTCTTGCTTTTGTTGCCATTCGCAATCCCCACGCTGTGTTTCGCGATAGAGCTTTTCGCGGGCCTGCGGCCAACCACCCGAAGTTCAAGCAAGCCAGAGACTGACGTCCGAGCCTTTATTGTCGTGCCGGCGCACAACGAGGCTTCTGGCCTGCGTGGAAAGCTTGCTGCCTTGAAATTGGCTGCAGAGCCGGTTCCGATTCTCGTCGTTGCAGACAATTGTGATGACTCCACGGCGTCAATAGCGCGCGAAGTAGGCGTCGACGTCATTGAACGGTTCGACAAGAACCAGCGCGGCAAAGGCTTCGCATTAGATTTTGCGCGAAATCATCTTGAAAAAGATCCGCCGGAAATTGTCCTTATCGTCGACGCCGACTGCTCAATGGATGCCCCGAGTATTAAGGCTTTGATCGCGCGTTGCGCCGCAAGCCAGACAGCCTGCCAGGCAATCAACTTGCAGAAGCCTAGCGGGAACGCATCACCGAGCGTCCAGCTTTCTACCTTCGCTTTCTTCGTCAAAAACGTGATTAGGCAGCGCGCGCTGATGCGGCTGGCAGGAAGGGCGAGCCTGCTGGGTACGGGAATGGCGCTTCCTTGGCATCACTTTCAAAAGGCTGACTTGGCGACCGCTAGCATCGTCGAAGATCTCAGGCTGGGGCAGGAACTGAGTGATTTTGGCCATGCTCCGATATTGGTTGAGGACGCGACGGTATGGAGCGCTGCTGAGACAACCGCGAACACTTTAGCGCAGCGGAGACGCTGGGAAGGGGGGTTTCTCGCGGAAGCATTCGTCACTGGCCCGTCGCGGCTCTGGCAAGCAATTCGGCGCCGCGACCCTCAGGCCGCTTGGGCCTCGCTTAGCATCATGGTGCCACCTGTAGCCTTGCTCATGCTGTTGGATATCGTGGTTCTCGCGACCGTTGCGCTGCTGCTGGGGCTCGTCGCTGGTTCGTACTGGACCCTGTTGATTTTGGCTGGCCCGCTGTTCGCTGCCTGCGTTGGCTTGTGGTTGGTCTGGCGAAGCGGCGGCTCACAGTTCGTGAGCGCGAGCGCAATACTGCGGGCACCTCTATATATCCTGTGGAAGCTTCCGATGTATTTGGGCTTTGTTCGAAGGGGCGCACCACGGGAATGGGTTCGGACTAGCCGCGACTAA